TTCGCCGTCCTGTTCGACGATCCATTCCCCTTCGAATTTTTTCAGATCTCCCTCGATCTGGCAGTAGCGGATCCGATTCCGCTGCTCGTCGAACTCGTCGCGCTCACGCCACCTGAATGACATTCCGTTGAGCGTGCTGTCCCAGGCGGTGATCGTCCAGTTGTCTCCCCGTTCCAACACCTTCACATCATTCAGGGAAGGCATGAATTGCGGATACGATTCCATGTCCTTGATCAGTTCATACACTTGATCCGCTCTTCCCCGAATCGTTTCCCGAATCTCAACTGACGGCATAACGGCGTCCCCCTTCCAACGCTTTTGCAAACGCGTCGACGACCTGGTCGATTTCCTGTTTGGTGATCGTCAGCGGCGGTTCGATCCGCGTCACTCGCAGGTTGTTCAAGGCAAACGCGGTCAGCACGCCTTGTTCGATCAGCTCCGCCATCGCCACCCCGCCGATCGCTTCATTCGCAAACTCCACGCCGATCATCAGGCCGCGGCCGCGTATGTCCGCCACGGTTCCCGGATACTGATCGGCCGTCAGCCGCAGCTTCGTCAGCAGATAGGTTCCCTTGACCGCCGCCTGCTCGTGCAATTTTTCCTCCAGCAAGAGATCGATTGCCGCGTTAGCAGCCGCGCAGGCCAGCGGGTTGCCGCCAAACGTAGAGGTATGCAGCAGCGGCGCATCCTTGTACGCGTCATACAGGCGGGGCCGTGCGACAAACGCCCCGATCGGCATCACGCCGCCGCCGAGCGCTTTCGCCAGGCACAGGATATCCGGCACCACGCCTTCTTCCTCACAGGCAAAAACCCGGCCGGTCCGCCCCATGCCCGTCTGCACCTCATCGGCGATCAACAGCACACCCTTGCGATCGCACAATTCCCTCACCTGCCGCAAATAGCCAGCAGGCGGTACGATGATCCCCGCCTCCCCCTGAATCGGTTCCAGAATCACGGCGGCCGTCGCATCGTCGATTGCCGCTTCCAACCGGTCGAGGTCGCCGAACGGCACATGGACGAATCCGCCGAGCAGCGGTGCAAACGGTTCCCGGTAGGTATCTTTGCCGGACGCGGACAGTGCCCCTAACGTTTTGCCGTGAAACGAATTGAGCATCGACACGATTTTCGGCTTGCCCGTCGCAATCCGCGCGAGCTTGATCGCTCCTTCCACCGCCTCCGTTCCCGAGTTACACACGAACGTGTACGTCAGATCGCCGGGCGTGATCCGGGCCATTCGTTCTGCCAAATCGGCCATCGGCTCGCACAGCATGATTTTGCTGGAAAGCGGCATTTTCCGCAGCTGCTCCTCGACTGCTTGCACGATCCGAGGATGCTTGTGACCGAATGCGAATGTTCCGTAGCCGCCGACGCAGTCGATCATCCGCCTGCCTTCCCAATCGGTGACGATGCTGCCTGCCGCCTCCCGTTCAACAGAAGACAACCCCATCAACCGCAGCAGCCGCGCCAGGCCGGGATTCACGTATGCTTCATATTTCGCAAGCACTTGTTCGCTTTTTGTCATGGGACACCTCCAAATCAATTGCACCTTAGCAGGCACCATGCGGCCGGTCTCTCATTGCAGCCCCGTCGCCACTTGCCCGACCAATCGGGTGGTTGCAGATGTGGCAGCTGGCGGATCTGTCTCGGTGAGCGCCCATCCTCACTTGCGCGACGAATCGACTGGCTGCAGGGCGGGCGGACGTTTTTTGTTCCAGAGGATCGGCGTGCGCATCAGCACCTGCAACAGCGCTTTGCCGTTAAACGGCCACAACGGCCAGAGATAGGGGACCTCAAGCGAGCGTGTCCGCGCCAACAAAACGATCCACAACACCATGCCCAGCACAAACCCGACGACACCCAACTGAAAAATTCCGAACAGCGCGGTGATCACCAACAAGCCGAGGCGGATCAACCGATTGGCCAGTGCGAATTCATAACTCGGCGTCGCGTAATTGCCGACTGCCGCGATGGCGATGTAAAACACCACTTGCTTGATAAAAAAACCGGTTTCCACCGCAATTTGGCCGAGGATCACCGCCGCAACCAAGCCCATTGCAGTGGCCAGCGGAGAGGGTGTATGGATAGCCGCCATCCGCAGCACGTCAATGCCCAACTCGGCAAACAGCAACTGCCAGAACAGATGAATTTTTCCCAGGTTATCCGGAACGATGAAACGAAGTCCGGAGGGAACGATGGCGGGATGCAGCACCAACGCCATCCAGAGGGGCGGCACGATCACCGACGCGAGAATCGCGAACAGCCGGATCCAGCGGAGGTAGGCGCCGACAACCGGTTTTTGCCGGTATTCCTCCGCATGCTGCAAATGATGAAAAAACGTGGTCGGCGTAATCATGACAGACGGCGATGTATCGACATAGATCAGGACGTGTCCTTCCAGCAGGTGGATGGCCGCCACGTCCGGCCGTTCCGTGTAACGAATCATCGGATAGGGGTTCCAATGGTTTTTAAACACCAGCTCTTCGATCGTTTTCTCCGCCATCGGCAGCCCGTCGATCTCCACTTTTTGCAATTCATGACGCAGCAGCTCGATCAGATCCGGGTTGGCGATATCCTTGATGTAAGCGAGACAGATGTCCGTTTTCGAGCGGGCGCCTGCCCGCAAGTACTCGAACCGCAAATTCGGATCGCGGATGCGGCGGCGGGTCAACGCTGTATTGAACACAAACGTTTCCGTGAAGCCGTCGCGGGCCCCCCGCACCACCCGTTCGGTGTCAGGTTCTTGCGGATTGCGGGCAGGGTATGTGCGGGCATCGATGATGATCGCTTCCGTCTCCCCGTCGATCAGCAGGACAAGCGGGCCGGACAACAGGGAATCGACGATCTTGTGCAGTTCCTTTTCCGCGTTGACTTCCAGATACGCGATGTGGGTTTGCAGCAAACGCTGGATTTCCCGCACCGACAACTCCCCCTGCTTGAGCTTCGCCAGATGGTCCATCACCCGGTTCATCAGGCCGTCTTTCACCAGCCCGTCCACAAAATACAGGGCCAAGTCCTTGCCCGCATAATGCAGCCGGCGGCAGACCATATCAAAGCTTTCATCGACCCCCACCAGTTGGTTCAGATATTCCACATTGGCGTCCAAATCGGGTTCAAGATACTTCCGCTCCCTGTCAATCGCCTCTGTCGGCATAGGACTACCCCTTTTCCGGTTGTTCAATCACTCAGTATGCCAAAAAAAGGGTCGGATCAAACATCGGCAGGCAGCGCCGGCTGCACATCCTGTCCATGCATGTTTTGCCGAAAAAAGGAAAATAATAGAGCGGACACTCTGATAGAGGGGGTATCACCATGGGTTTTTACAAACTGAGCAAGGAGCCGGCCGGCCGCAATCAACGGATGCAGGGAAACCAGGAACTGGAGCTTGTACAGGCGTGGCAAAAAGATGTGCTGGCCGAAGAATTTCCGGAAGGTCCGTACGGGGCGCAAATCTATCTGGACCAAAAAATCGGGAAATCGACCGAATGGGAACCGGGCCAGCATGTGGTTTCCCGTTTCCAGGACGAAAATCCGACCACGAACGATTTCAAAGTACCGACCGATGCAGATCTGCCGGAAATGTAACGATTTTCCGGTTGCAAAAACAAGTGCTTCCTGATTCATCAGCTCCTTTCACACATCCCCACCAAAATGACCTGATGCAACGACCGCCTCAGCAAGGTGACGCGCACCTTGCACCCAAAGGGCACAAAAACAGGAAAAGGAAGACCGCTGCGGAGCGGTCTCCCTCAGTCTATCAGTCCTCCATAGTCGACAGGTCGCCGGTCGGCAGCCCCAGTTCCCACGCCTTCAGAACGCGGCGCATGATTTTGCCGGAACGGGTCTTCGGCAACTTGTCGCGAAATTCGATTTCGCGCGGGGCAGCATGGGCTGCCAGGCCTTTTTTCACAAACTCCTGGATGTCTTTGATCAGTTCCTCCGACGGCTGATACCCGTCGCGCAAGGCGATAAACGCTTTGATAATCTCGCCGCGAACCGGATCCGGCTTGCCGATCACGCCCGCTTCCGCCACCGCTGGATGCTCCACCAGCTTGCTTTCCACCTCAAACGGGCCGACCCGTTCGCCGGACGTGTTGATCACATCATCGACGCGGCCCTGGAACCAGAAATAGCCGTCTTCGTCCTTGTACGCCGAATCACCCGAGATATACCAGGGCTTGAGCCGGAAATACTCCTCGTATTTCGCCGGATTGTTCCATATCTGGCGCATCATCGACGGCCATGGCGCGCGAATCGCTAGATTCCCCATTTGATAGGGCGGCAGCTCGTTACCTTCGTCATCGACGATCGCCGCATAGATCCCCGGGAACGGTTTCCCCATCGACCCCGGCTTGATCGGCATGCACGGATAGTTGCAGATCAATTGCCCGCCCGTTTCCGTCATCCACCAAGTGTCATGAATCCGCTTGTTGTACACCTTCAGTCCCCAGCGAACCACTTCCGGATTGAGCGGCTCACCCACAGACAGGATGTGACGGAGGGAGGACAGGTCATATTTTTTCACCAGGTCATCGCCGGCGGCCATCAGCATGCGCAACGCCGTCGGCGCCGAATACCAGACGGTGATGCGGTATTTCTCGATCGTCTGGTACCAGTCTTCCGGTGAAAAACGGCCGCCGCGAATGACGGTGGTGACGCCGTTCAGCCAGGGGGACCACATGCCGTACACGGTACCTGTCACCCAGCCGGGATCGGC
This genomic stretch from Effusibacillus pohliae DSM 22757 harbors:
- the acsA gene encoding acetate--CoA ligase; translated protein: MTEQTKELIPVMTSEHNLKNYEEAYATFKWEDVEKEFTWHQTGRVNIAYEAVDRHVDEGRGGKAALLFSDATRDESYTFAQMKTLSNKFGNALRSLGIQKGDRVFVFMPRSPELYIAYVGAVKIGAIVGPLFEAFMEAAVKDRLQDAEAVAIITTPKLKERIPVAELPALKHVILVGAEGELGERELSFEKLMAEASDQLEIEWVDREDGLQLHYTSGSTGKPKGVLHVHNAMIQHLQTGKWVLDLREDDIYWCTADPGWVTGTVYGMWSPWLNGVTTVIRGGRFSPEDWYQTIEKYRITVWYSAPTALRMLMAAGDDLVKKYDLSSLRHILSVGEPLNPEVVRWGLKVYNKRIHDTWWMTETGGQLICNYPCMPIKPGSMGKPFPGIYAAIVDDEGNELPPYQMGNLAIRAPWPSMMRQIWNNPAKYEEYFRLKPWYISGDSAYKDEDGYFWFQGRVDDVINTSGERVGPFEVESKLVEHPAVAEAGVIGKPDPVRGEIIKAFIALRDGYQPSEELIKDIQEFVKKGLAAHAAPREIEFRDKLPKTRSGKIMRRVLKAWELGLPTGDLSTMED
- a CDS encoding type II toxin-antitoxin system RatA family toxin, with the protein product MPSVEIRETIRGRADQVYELIKDMESYPQFMPSLNDVKVLERGDNWTITAWDSTLNGMSFRWRERDEFDEQRNRIRYCQIEGDLKKFEGEWIVEQDGEQTRVTLTVDFEFGVPMLSALLNPVAKVKLRQNGEAMLQALKQRFEGRSGPQTVRND
- a CDS encoding aspartate aminotransferase family protein translates to MTKSEQVLAKYEAYVNPGLARLLRLMGLSSVEREAAGSIVTDWEGRRMIDCVGGYGTFAFGHKHPRIVQAVEEQLRKMPLSSKIMLCEPMADLAERMARITPGDLTYTFVCNSGTEAVEGAIKLARIATGKPKIVSMLNSFHGKTLGALSASGKDTYREPFAPLLGGFVHVPFGDLDRLEAAIDDATAAVILEPIQGEAGIIVPPAGYLRQVRELCDRKGVLLIADEVQTGMGRTGRVFACEEEGVVPDILCLAKALGGGVMPIGAFVARPRLYDAYKDAPLLHTSTFGGNPLACAAANAAIDLLLEEKLHEQAAVKGTYLLTKLRLTADQYPGTVADIRGRGLMIGVEFANEAIGGVAMAELIEQGVLTAFALNNLRVTRIEPPLTITKQEIDQVVDAFAKALEGGRRYAVS
- a CDS encoding spore germination protein → MPTEAIDRERKYLEPDLDANVEYLNQLVGVDESFDMVCRRLHYAGKDLALYFVDGLVKDGLMNRVMDHLAKLKQGELSVREIQRLLQTHIAYLEVNAEKELHKIVDSLLSGPLVLLIDGETEAIIIDARTYPARNPQEPDTERVVRGARDGFTETFVFNTALTRRRIRDPNLRFEYLRAGARSKTDICLAYIKDIANPDLIELLRHELQKVEIDGLPMAEKTIEELVFKNHWNPYPMIRYTERPDVAAIHLLEGHVLIYVDTSPSVMITPTTFFHHLQHAEEYRQKPVVGAYLRWIRLFAILASVIVPPLWMALVLHPAIVPSGLRFIVPDNLGKIHLFWQLLFAELGIDVLRMAAIHTPSPLATAMGLVAAVILGQIAVETGFFIKQVVFYIAIAAVGNYATPSYEFALANRLIRLGLLVITALFGIFQLGVVGFVLGMVLWIVLLARTRSLEVPYLWPLWPFNGKALLQVLMRTPILWNKKRPPALQPVDSSRK